In the genome of Melospiza melodia melodia isolate bMelMel2 chromosome 11, bMelMel2.pri, whole genome shotgun sequence, the window TGGTGTGTCATCATTTTCCCAGAAAATCCTAAGGAGACAGGCAGTCCATAGTTAATTAACAGAGCTGTTTGCTCTCTGTGTGCAAGGAGACTCCCAGCACATGTTTAAGTTGCTGTTGTATGTCGTTCAAGTGCTCTTTCAGTATCTAAAGCATAGTTGTCAATAACTTAACACTTTTGAAACCAGTAATCTGAAAAAATGAAGTTTCTGTGCTGCCGAGAGGAGTGGCACAAGCTGCAGAGCCCATGTGGCACCCAGCTCAGTGCCCCTTCCCGTGGCATCGTGCTGAGGGTGTGCTGTCCCCGCAGGTAACACGTacctgtgcctggctgtgctggaCGGGGTGCTGTGTGTCATCTTCCTGCACGGCCGCAACAGCCCCCAGAGCTCCCCCTCGAGCACCCCGCGGCTGCTGAAGAGCCTGAGCTTCGAGCTGCAGCCCAGCGACCTCATCGAGAAGCCCATGTCCCCCATGCAGTACGCGCGctcggggctgggcacggccGAGCTCAACGGCAAGCTCATCGCTGCGGGTGAGCCGGGGCAGGGGaggcgggcagggctgggccggTGCCTCTGGATGCGGGGCCAGTAACCTCTCGCTTGCAGGGGGCTACAACAGGGAGGAGTGCCTGCGCACCGTGGAGTGCTACGACCCCGAGAAGGACACCTGGACGTTCATCGCACCCATGAGGACACCGAGGGCCCGGTTCCAGATGGCGGTGCTGATGGTGTGTGGGGTGGGGAGCCAGCCCGCACGGGGCTGAGCTGAACAGGGCACACTGAACAGGGTGGCTCTAAAGTTGTTTCTCTGTAGTTCGTGGTTATCCAAGTGCTCATGAGCTGACTGGTGTGCTCAGAGGTGACGGGTGTTGGTTTGTTCCTCTCAGGGGCAGCTGTACGTCGTGGGTGGGTCAAACGGCCACTCGGATGACTTGAGCTGTGGAGAGATGTACGAGCCCGAGATTGATGACTGGACCCCTGTCCCCGAGCTGCGGACCAACCGCTGCAACGCAGGTGAGGCCTCTGCGGCGCCCAGCTGGAGGGTGGAGACTCAGCCACTTCGTACTCACTTGCCATTCTGTCCTGTATCAACAGGAGTGTGTGCCCTGAATGGAAAGCTGTACATTGTGGGTGGTTCTGATCCCTATGGCCAGAAAGGACTGAAGAACTGTGATGTGTTTGATCCCGTAACAAAGGCTTGGACGAGCTGTGCTCCCCTTAACATCCGTAAGTTCgttggggagctgggcagggacggGGAGAAAAGGGCAACTGCAGAACTGCACCAAACCAAAAACTAGAAAAACCAAAACTGCCCCTTTGAGTTGCTGGTGCTGGTGGCTGACTGTGCTGGCTTTGCTTGCAGGGAGGCACCAGTCGGCCGTGTGTGAGCTGGGGGGGTACCTGTACATCATCGGCGGGGCCGAGTCGTGGAACTGCCTCAACAGCGTGGAGCGCTACAACCCCGAGAACAACACCTGGACCCTGATGGCGCCCATGAACGTGGCACGGCGCGGCGCCGGCGCGGCTGTCAGAGATGgtagggctggggctgctgcctcgGGGCCTTTCATGTCTGCTCTCATGCGAGTAGAATACAAAGCTGTGCTCCCTTCTGGGCAGGGAACAATACAGTAGGAGCCTGGTTAAATGCCcagttttaattaaaaagaaaaacctcTTGGTTGTGGGCCGTTTACTGCACCTCTTTCTTCTGAAAGTGTCACTGTGCAGCTTCAAGAGCTGCACCTCTTTGAATTTGGACTTTGGTCTTCAAATTCCCTTTAGCTGTCATGGGCAGGAGACCCAAAGCAGATCGCTCCTGTAAGTGCAGACCTTGACCAGGCCAAGGTCTGTGACAGCACCTGGCTCCCTTGGGGCTGTGTTGAGCCTGCTGGTGGGAGCACAGGGCCAGCTGGTGCTGAGCAGTGAGCGTGGCTCCCTTTCCTCACACAGGGAAGCTCTTTGTGGCCGGAGGATTTGACGGCACGCACGCGGTGAGCTGTGTGGAGATGTACAACCCTGCCAGGAACGAGTGGAAGATGATGGGCAGCATGACCACGCCCAGGAGCAACGCTGGCATCACCACCGTGGCCAACACCATTTATGCAGTGGGGGGCTTTGATGGCAACGAGTTCTTGAACACACTTGAGGTCTACAATCCAGAGTCAAACGAGTGGAGCCCCTACACCAAAATTTACAAGTTTTAAGTGAATTAAATTCCCTTTTCAAACTAACAGGCTTAGTGATGTAATTGTGTTTCAGTTAGAGGTACACCTGTGAATAGGGGTGGGGAGGGCATAGATGTTGCCAACAGCAACACAGAGCTTTTGCATATTGCATATTAACGTGCTGTATATATTTGTTTTGGAAAAAATATTGAGAtgaaggggtttttttgtgtattttagGACTTTaaaggttttggttttgttttaagatTTTGACGATAATGCAGGAGAAACTAGACTGGGCATATCATTTCAGGAGCTTCCCCCAGTATTTGTCACTTTGCACATTGGATGACTTCTTGGAGGTGTGTTCTTGGGGCAAGAAGGGTAAAATTTGTGGGGGataatgtttttttctttcatcaGGCCTTGGTTTTCTTTCAGTAACTGGAACAATCTGTAACAAGAAGCCTTATTTAAATAGATATAATGgctattttttttattaaaaaaagctGACATGCCTCTGCTAATACCTTATCTTTTACAATTGCCTTTTTATAACAGTTTTTATAAACTCAGCAGAGTATTTTGTCTGTTGAAATGCAAATGGCAGATGGATGGTTATTGAAACAGAGAGAGCCTTGGAGTTTCTAGAGCCCAGGTGGGACAGTGGATTGCCCCCACAGgtgagctgctgcctctgctgcaatAGTGTGAGTTAGTCTGCACCACCTTCCTTAGAGCTGCATAGGGTTTCTGGACACGACACACCTAGACTTTCTAGGCTGGGAAAAGGATTCTGGCTCCAAGTGTTTTGAGGAGAATGCAGAGCATGCTTTCTGTACAGCAGTTTTGTTACTCTGGGTGAGCTGATCTTTGTACAACTACAATAGTTTGGGGAGGGGGGTTCTCA includes:
- the IVNS1ABP gene encoding influenza virus NS1A-binding protein isoform X1, which encodes MCSQANTKMIPNGYLMFEDENFIESSVAKLNALRKSGQFCDVRLQVCGHEMLAHRAVLACCSPYLFEIFNTDSDCHGVSHVKFDDLNPEAVEVLLNYAYTAQLKADKELVKDVYSAAKKLKMERVKQVCGDYLLSKMDVQSCISYRNFASCMGDSRLLHKIDGYIQEHLVEISEQEEFLKLPRLKLEIMLEDNVGLPSNGKLYTKVINWVQRSIWENGGNLEDLMEEVQTLYYSADHKLLDGNLLDGQAEVYGSDDDHIQFVQKRPPRENDHKQISSSSSGSLSPNATVQSPKHEWKIIASEKTSSNTYLCLAVLDGVLCVIFLHGRNSPQSSPSSTPRLLKSLSFELQPSDLIEKPMSPMQYARSGLGTAELNGKLIAAGGYNREECLRTVECYDPEKDTWTFIAPMRTPRARFQMAVLMGQLYVVGGSNGHSDDLSCGEMYEPEIDDWTPVPELRTNRCNAGVCALNGKLYIVGGSDPYGQKGLKNCDVFDPVTKAWTSCAPLNIRRHQSAVCELGGYLYIIGGAESWNCLNSVERYNPENNTWTLMAPMNVARRGAGAAVRDGKLFVAGGFDGTHAVSCVEMYNPARNEWKMMGSMTTPRSNAGITTVANTIYAVGGFDGNEFLNTLEVYNPESNEWSPYTKIYKF
- the IVNS1ABP gene encoding influenza virus NS1A-binding protein isoform X2, translating into MIPNGYLMFEDENFIESSVAKLNALRKSGQFCDVRLQVCGHEMLAHRAVLACCSPYLFEIFNTDSDCHGVSHVKFDDLNPEAVEVLLNYAYTAQLKADKELVKDVYSAAKKLKMERVKQVCGDYLLSKMDVQSCISYRNFASCMGDSRLLHKIDGYIQEHLVEISEQEEFLKLPRLKLEIMLEDNVGLPSNGKLYTKVINWVQRSIWENGGNLEDLMEEVQTLYYSADHKLLDGNLLDGQAEVYGSDDDHIQFVQKRPPRENDHKQISSSSSGSLSPNATVQSPKHEWKIIASEKTSSNTYLCLAVLDGVLCVIFLHGRNSPQSSPSSTPRLLKSLSFELQPSDLIEKPMSPMQYARSGLGTAELNGKLIAAGGYNREECLRTVECYDPEKDTWTFIAPMRTPRARFQMAVLMGQLYVVGGSNGHSDDLSCGEMYEPEIDDWTPVPELRTNRCNAGVCALNGKLYIVGGSDPYGQKGLKNCDVFDPVTKAWTSCAPLNIRRHQSAVCELGGYLYIIGGAESWNCLNSVERYNPENNTWTLMAPMNVARRGAGAAVRDGKLFVAGGFDGTHAVSCVEMYNPARNEWKMMGSMTTPRSNAGITTVANTIYAVGGFDGNEFLNTLEVYNPESNEWSPYTKIYKF